The following are from one region of the Silene latifolia isolate original U9 population chromosome 9, ASM4854445v1, whole genome shotgun sequence genome:
- the LOC141601045 gene encoding uncharacterized protein LOC141601045, which produces MEKNVCDSLIGTLLNISGKSKDGVKAREDMVAQKIRPELAPQIRGSRTYLPPTCFTLSRKEKKRVCECLHGVKVPQGYSSNIRNILSLKELKLVGLKSHDCHTLMQQLLPVALRGVLPNHVRGAITRLCYFFNAIFSKVVDSNTLNTLQRDVVITMGELEMFFPPSFFDIMQHLVVHLVREIKICGPVFLRNMYPFERYMKPLGGYVRNQNRPEGCMIQGYVAEEVLEFVTDYLSDVESIGLPTSRHEGRIEGQGTLGKAVVTINRDTLDQARFYILQHMVDVHPYLEKHQTLLSAQNPSKGERWLAMEHNRSFLKWFTNEVDIELEKDREKVSEEVRWLAHGPGLKVLSYQGYAINGYSFYTKAQADRSTMQNSGIALMAMSMSIDSAKDNTPAYDAQPYFGVINEIWELDYAQFRIPIFRCMWVDRNKGVRVDKMGFTLVDLAREGYKSEPFIMASQAKQIFYIKDPANEKWSIVLHGKKKFVGKEVMDEVDDELPPFPSGLPSSTTTDDVDDFYLRDDHDEGLWNNRPAYVEDDFYLVTFLQSVL; this is translated from the coding sequence ATGGAGAAAAATGTGTGTGATAGCCTCATTGGCACACTTCTCAACATCTCTGGTAAAAGTAAGGATGGTGTCAAAGCTAGAGAAGATATGGTCGCACAAAAGATACGACCAGAATTAGCACCACAAATTAGAGGTTCAAGAACCTATTTACCCCCAACTTGTTTTACTCTGTCACGAAAGGAGAAAAAACGTGTGTGTGAATGTTTACATGGGGTGAAGGTTCCGCAAGGCTATTCATCGAACATTAGAAATATTTTGTCTTTGAAAGAGTTAAAACTGGTAGGATTGaaatcacatgattgtcacactttaatGCAACAATTACTTCCAGTAGCTCTTCGTGGTGTTCTGCCTAATCATGTTCGAGGAGCTATTACTAGGCTTTGCTATTTTTTCAATGCAATATTTAGCAAAGTTGTTGACTCAAATACCTTGAATACATTACAACGAGATGTTGTTATAACTATGGGTGAACTTGAGATGTTTTTTCCTCCTTCCTTTTTCGATATAATGCAGCATTTAGTAGTACATTTGGTGAGAGAAATTAAAATTTGTGGACCAGTATTTTTAAGAAATATGTATCCATTTGAGCGATATATGAAACCCTTAGGCGGCTACGTAAGAAACCAAAATAGGCCAGAAGGGTGCATGATTCAGGGATATGTGGCAGAAGAGGTGCTAGAGTTTGTAACTGACTACCTGTCAGATGTTGAATCTATTGGCCTTCCGACATCTCGACACGAAGGAAGAATAGAGGGACAAGGTACGCTGGGAAAAGCCGTAGTCACTATTAACCGAGATACCCTTGACCAGGCACGCTTCTATATTCTCCAACACATGGTCGATGTACATCCGTATTTAGAGAAGCATCAAACCCTTCTAAGTGCACAAAATCCTTCTAAGGGAGAAAGGTGGTTAGCAATGGAGCATAATCGATCATTTCTTAAATGGTTTACTAATGAAGTAGATATTGAGCTGGAAAAAGACCGTGAGAAAGTATCCGAGGAAGTAAGGTGGTTAGCCCATGGACCTGGTTTGAAAGTGTTATCTTATCAAGGTTATGCCATCAATGGGTATTCATTCTACACTAAGGCTCAAGCTGATAGAAGTACTATGCAAAATAGTGGAATAGCTTTGATGGCCATGTCAATGAGTATTGATAGTGCTAAAGATAATACACCTGCTTATGATGCTCAGCCATATTTTGGGGTCATTAATGAAATTTGGGAGCTGGACTATGCTCAGTTTAGGATACCTATTTTTCGTTGTATGTGGGTTGATCGTAATAAGGGTGTTCGAGTAGATAAGATGGGATTCACATTGGTAGATTTAGCACGTGAAGGATACAAATCGGAGCCATTCATTATGGCTAGTCAGGCCAAacaaatattttatattaaagaTCCAGCGAATGAAAAGTGGTCGATTGTTCTTCATGGTAAGAAGAAGTTTGTGGGTAAAGAAGTCATGGATGAAGTGGATGACGAATTGCCTCCTTTTCCTTCTGGATTGCCGTCTTCTACCACTACTGACGATGTAGATGATTTTTATCTACGAGATGATCATGACGAAGGGTTATGGAATAATAGACCTGCTTATGTAGAAGATGATTTTTATCTAGTTACCTTTTTACAGTCTGTTTTGTAA
- the LOC141601046 gene encoding uncharacterized protein LOC141601046: protein MCIGPLCSSMRLSHLMFADDLLLFSKGDATSMMIIIRTFSTFSATSGLKMSKGKSNVYFNGVKEPLKSDFLRVSGLIEDKLPFRCLGVPIKTTRLNAQDCKPLIDKIVARIRTLGARNLSYAGRLVLVRAVLKTLYNYWGQMFILPTGIITSIEQVCKTFL from the coding sequence ATGTGTATAGGTCCCCTCTGTTCATCTATGAGGCTCTCCCAtcttatgtttgcagatgatctatTGCTCTTTAGTAAAGGAGATGCTACATCAATGATGATTATTATCAGGACATTCTCAACTTTTTCAGCTACTTCAGGACTTAAGATGAGTAAAGGGAAGTCCAATGTGTATTTTAATGGGGTGAAAGAACCTTTGAAGTCTGATTTCCTAAGAGTTTCTGGGCTAATTGAAGACAAACTTCCTTTCAGGTGCCTAGGGGTGCCTATTAAGACTACTAGACTTAATGCTCAGGATTGCAAGCCTCTCATTGATAAGATTGTGGCTAGAATAAGAACTCTGGGAGCCAGGAACTTATCATATGCGGGAAGGTTGGTACTAGTCAGGGCTGTGCTTAAGACCTTATATAACTATTGGGGCCAAATGTTCATTTTACCAACTGGCATCATTACTAGCATTGAACAAGTTTGCAAAACCTTCTTATAA